Below is a genomic region from Ziziphus jujuba cultivar Dongzao chromosome 7, ASM3175591v1.
tctttatttttttaaaatattcatcaaaccaagaaataaaagtaaaatttctcCATCATGGGATCAAAGGGATAGAATGAATGAAAATTGTGGACAACTTAATATGTGTAATATAACCATTGGTTTTAGTAAACTAAGGTTCCAAGTAATTGTAACTTTGTAAGTGTTTTAACTCCTATTAGGTTTTAGGGATGCTTAATTCCGATGAAATTACAATCATTAATCATTCTTATGAAATAACAATAATCTTACTCTTAAatacttgaatttttttatttttttagcttttGTTTAATAGGCGTGGTAGaaattttaacttattaaaACCACATCGTTTATTTAAGTCTTCAAGTGCTGTTTCATATCAGTGAAACACACTCGAATATTGTATGTGACTTTTATGTTTCAGTCTGACTCAGCGCCAACGCGATTTTGCAAGTGGATAGGCTTTTATGTTAGGAAGAAAAACCGtacaaacttttaaataaataacaacacaataataaaaagagtATAAGAAAGAAATTACAACTATATCATATTAGAAAATATAGAATAGAAGAGATGTAATTAAGAATTATTCTGGTCACACAGTCATTAGCTAGAAATTtgacccccccaaaaaaaaaaaaaaaaaagctaatgaACCACCGACAAACTAtcatctttctctcttttctttgtaaagatTAAGAAAGAGAGAAATCCTGTGCCGGTAATTTTACAAAAACTCGCCGGAAATTCATATTCCGGGAAAAGTCCTTTCCCAAACCGaccttacaaaaattttaaaaagaaaaaagtacaaACAGAAGAATATTACACAGGAACTATACGACTAGTCCGTGTGAACGTCagattcacaaaaataaaattaaccaaaaaaaagaaaaaaaaaaaaaaaaaggggacatAAAGATGGCCATGGCTTTCCTCAAGTGAACAGGTTCAGGAGCTTTCTTTCACCTCCATTTGCATTCTGCTGATCCGCCAAACCGCTCTCGAAGCAAGTCGTCGTCACCGATTCCTCCGAATTCGGCGAACCCGGCCGCCGGAGCTCGGCTTTACAGACGGAGATTTTCCCGGGAAAAGTTGGAGTCAAACGGAGATCGAGATCGGCGGGGTTTTGCAGCTGCAGCTTAGCTGGTTCGTCCGATCGCTTGCGCTTTGGCGAGTTCCTGGATCGCGAATTCGAGAACCGAGAGTTGGAATTCGGATCTCGTAGCTTCCACATGTCCGTGCACGTGACCTCCGCCTCGGAGGCTTCATCGGAGGCCGGAGTCGGGGCTCCTCCCCCTCCATTTCCTACGAGGAGTTCCGGCATCGGCCTCAAGGTACCTCCTCGGAGCACCGTTTCAACCGCCGCCTGGCACACGTGCCAATTTCCCGTCCAAAGTAATCCCACGGCTCCGTTCACAGGGTTCACAGTTCGTCCACACGCTTCGAACAACAGAGACTGAAACAAAGCTGAAACAACAACCATGAACCATCCAGtcagaaaatttataaaataaaataaaaaaaaagcctccccaaaatcaaattttcatattcCTGACTAACCAGGTCTCTGAGACTCAGGAACGGCGGAGATGAAAGACATAAGGCCGGCACGGCCAAAGAACTTGGCAACAAAAACGGTGGCGTGGCCTTGGGCTTCAGGGGTTTCGATCCACTGCAGACAAGGCCGTAAGATACACGACTCGCTGCAACCCTTCCTGAGGACACGGCAGCCATTGCAACTCATATCTctctcttttaactttttttttaattttttatgattcGTCTCTATCACTCTGCGTCCTCAGAGTCTCCGCTTCAcatggaaagaaaataaaaatccaaatattccAAAAAACCCAAGGATATCTTTGGCAGCAAGAAAAAggaacaaagaaagaaagagaggacaGAAGAAAAAACCCGAAACAGAATGAAAGAGATAAATAAAGATAGAAAGAGTTGATAGACAGAAATTAAGCTGAGAAGGGGTGACAAGagggaaataaataaatgtggaaGAGAGTGGGTTAGGGTTAACCATGGTTAGGTTAAGGCCGTGGTTTttctcttcttcctttttttttttggggtttagtGGTGTGTGGGAAGTGGTGGGTGGGGAAGTGAGTATTTGTTTGTTGCTGGTGTTATGTGATGTGGGCagtggggagagagagagagagagagagagagagagagagtaaataaataaataaatatgcaaatatatatatatatatatatatgaaaatatgagTGTGTTTTTGGGTGAGATTCCAAAGTCTTGGGCGCGAGCGGCTCCGTGTTTCCGCGGATGGATGTCCCTCCACCGTTGGATTCGTTTTCTATTTTCTTCGTGGATATTAATGTGCCTGCATTCCTTTTCATCACAATTTTACATtcgcttttctttttatttttcttaatttttttttccgattTTATTCAAATTcccaaccaccaaaaaaaaaaatgaaattacgaaaataggtattttgagtttttattttttcgggtATTTAAGCATGGCACGCACATGCTGCTCACTTTCATTTGGAAAAACATTCGGAATTGTTTAGAGAAAGGAGGGTGGGATTGGTACCATTGGttattgggtttttattttttaatttttattattatgttttctaATAAAAAGATACTAGTGGGTTAAAAAAAGATTTGGTATTTTAAGGGTGTTAATGATTGAGGGTTTGGTGCAAGATCAGGAAACATAAACCATTGTAAGCGGTGCAGCCGGAGCTTCCTCTTAAcacaattttgaatttattcttttttttaaggaattaaaaaatatatatatgaccacGGAAGGTACAGTCAAAAAGTGAATGCTCAGGTGCGTATGTGTGCGTGTTTATGTCTCAATAAGCCAGATTATTCTCATTTTTATCTATATGTTTATTACATGGGATATATTATATtgcatatatttgaaattttttttaattataattaaatatttttataaaattataaaaatataaacataaaaatatttgataataataaaaaaaaaatttaaacacgtacaatataatatatttctgCTATATGTTTTGtctaactttctttttttcaaaaaaatgattattaaaaagttattttttattagttttaattaaaatctcTTTTCAATGTCCGAAACACttctaaaaatttgtttaaacaCTTACAGAttgcctttatttttttttatatataaaatataccaAATATGACTTAAGTTTgtttgtcaaatttttatttttatttttttttaaactccttgaccaataaaaaataaataaacaacttttattttaaatcttcttttttcaatatttttttaagaaggcatattcaatttaaaatctaaaatattttagaaatgtTTAGAAGTTTAAGAGGTATTTGatgtagattttaaaagaatccatataaattcaataatattcaatttagattttaataaattttataaaaattcattaaaattcaaatatattcaattaagattttgtaaaattttttaaaaatatacaagtatttaaaaagtcattaattctaaaaattttaataaatttgaacagattttaaaagtaaatttttttaaaaaaaaattggcaatataaaatccaatttGACCTCAAAGATTTCATTagctttttataaaattttatataattcatgAAATTCTATAACAATCTATCAAATTCTTTaaatctataattcattttaaatttatttaattttacattaAATACTCCCCTTAAGATTCCATTTGGAATTGATTTTGAAGTTTTAAAACTAAttgttaaagaatttaaaactaTATTGAGTGTttgataaaacttaaaaattttgattttacaaATTCTATCTTATCTAGTagctatttttgaaataaatgaataaataaaaattagcttttccaattttgattttaacttcactaattattcataattaaaataccaataTTAACCGTTACTAAAAAGTTAATATCACATTCATTCTAGATCTACTTATATTCTACTAAACAActttataatcaatattttttattacttattttttcctcatttaacatagtttttttttttccattttaacatagttttttttttcttttcattttgatCGACATTTActataattgtgaaaaaaagtattaaatatttagtaatatatgttatgaaataaaaaaaaatataatactacAAATATAgagatgataataaataatatatgttttagCTATTATACATTGTAATAGAAATTGAACATtactatttatcaaatattaaaatattgatttttaattatacaGAAATTGTGAAACATTAATTTACTAAACacttaattgattttttagcTAATTATTTCTGCAGCACacttataattgttttttttttataaactataataaatccaaattaaacctAAATGTCATATATCTACAAACTTAAATCGTGTTTTAAAGGAATCAGTGGTGTAACCTGATTTACATTATTGTAATTACACCAAAATAATACATTATCCGAAATAGGGAAACGAGTAGAGAGTTGAAAATGCACTCAAGACTtgattatgaataaaataagtAATATGCTTTTCCAATTTAGTAGCTGTTTAATTATCCTATTATTATGCATGATCCTTGTACTTCCGCAGACAACACTAAAAACAGTATTTATGGAACAAAATAAACTCAATAATGTTGCATACAATTAgagcaaagaaaaataagaatttacatgtgtttgataaacaaattaaaaagtggTTTTcgttaccaaaataaaaatattaaaaagtggtatcctttatatatattaaaaaaaaaaaagaaagaaagaaagaaagataagcaatctcgattcttttaaaaaatgccGAATGTGATACGAAGGATTTGGTTTGAGTCtaccatatagatatatatatatatatatatatatatattattaatagataGGGTATGGActcaagaaaaaggaaaaagaaaaaaaagaagggcgtaaatataatttcaaaggaAGGAATTGTTGAATGAGAGTTTGAGAGGATGGAGAAACAATTAGGACCACTCATGGTAGTACTTGACAATTAAATGGAAGATTAAAAAGTTGAAAGCATAATGCTTTGGAAAAACCCAACACCAAACAAGATTTCTTTCTTGGACTTtgcaataacaaaatataattttatttttcggtACGACTGTCCGTCCGGATTTCAAACTATTTAAAACCATACCTCAAACTCACCAACGACACACGCAAAGGCAcctttgaaaaatatatgataaaaatccACCCACACAAAAGTGAGCCACCttataaaaagaattaaaattgcATTTACATTATCAAACACACCGTTTCACAATCATTTGGAAAAACATGTTTTAAGAAAGTAAAAAAGCATTGTACTATTTtgtagtatttttattttgttgtcgAATAATTTGTACTATTTTGCAATTGTTTCAACTTTCGAGCCCATAGAAAAATTTGTAAACATAACAAGAAGTCAAAGAATTTGCCTGGGGCATGGTGTTTGCACCTGCGGTCGGACTCTAAGTTATTGAAAGGCCATA
It encodes:
- the LOC107424931 gene encoding LOB domain-containing protein 38, with product MSCNGCRVLRKGCSESCILRPCLQWIETPEAQGHATVFVAKFFGRAGLMSFISAVPESQRPALFQSLLFEACGRTVNPVNGAVGLLWTGNWHVCQAAVETVLRGGTLRPMPELLVGNGGGGAPTPASDEASEAEVTCTDMWKLRDPNSNSRFSNSRSRNSPKRKRSDEPAKLQLQNPADLDLRLTPTFPGKISVCKAELRRPGSPNSEESVTTTCFESGLADQQNANGGERKLLNLFT